One genomic window of Camelina sativa cultivar DH55 chromosome 5, Cs, whole genome shotgun sequence includes the following:
- the LOC104787596 gene encoding helicase sen1, producing the protein MQELWVAKETKKKERIIKGRDLVDVVFSWSLLDVLNSNLYKGQVWKIPSTFTSTKEYFDSFVNPIIEETHEALLSSMRTLRRAPAFKFWEIKPAEKDFKPPKDLYYKVTLQMMTGSNTINGGQNLLEVNDLIAVTDKRPIRIDDLRFSNEPHVLALVCGVNEDNPHLITILASKPIIFDDDDDNGTLTKRGKGQSKSLSVFGVNLINMMTNIRIWTALHPNLQGGNLKLISRVLQSNNEVDGGSCVACKENSKGVVSQHSTRMLRSFKLNTSQEDAILRCLEAKSCYHSNNIKLIWGPPGTGKTKTTSVLLLNLLKMRCRTLTCAPTNIAVLEVCSRLVKLVSESSLRFGGYGLGDIVLFGNKERMKIDDREDLFDVFLEYRVEELYRCFMSMTGWRANVKRMICLLSDPKEEFRQYNRINETNLSFKEFVQERFSRLRKELQHQFTTLCLHLPTSLLSYRVAEKMNQTNCLLRDIAVSDVMGDSNKSCHVRMKHVLKEDDRFENDSRKQDCLEMLTSICESINLPDFMSKLELKDLCLANAYLLFCTASSSAKLHMSTPVELLVIDEAAQLKECESAIPLQLPGLQHAILIGDEKQLPAMIQSKIASEADLGRSLFERLVLLGQNKQLLNMQYRMHPSISIFPNREFYDMKILDAPSVRVTSYEKKFLPEKMYGPYSFINISYGREQFGEGYSSKNIVEVSVVAEIVSKLYSVSRKTGRSISVGVISPYKAQVFAIQERIGEKYNTGESFKVSVRSVDGFQGGEEDIIIISTVRSNGKGAIGFLSNQQRTNVALTRARYCLWILGNEATLTGNKSVWRQLVDDAKARDCFHDAEDDESLAKCIERSTTALDDLDKLQNKKLISFENSIWKVWLSYEFLKSLEAIVDSEINKRVMSFMEKLSNGKELQQEVEVECENLWRQQEIDXXXXXXXXYIYIYIYIYIFLCFHYWCRDLVIPMKWPVDSSSCTKKDIVSDVSRSIALLSVVEEEETETSELWKIRRSKS; encoded by the exons ATGCAGGAATTGTGGGTAGCAAAGGAAactaagaagaaagagagaatcatCAAAGGAAGAGATTTAGTCgatgttgtcttctcttggtCTCTTCTTGATGTTCTAAACTCAAATCTTTACAAAGGACAG GTTTGGAAAATTCCTAGCACGTTCACATCTACCAAAGAGTATTTTGACTCGTTTGTTAATCCGATTATTGAAGAAACACATGAAGCATTGTTGTCGAGTATGAGAACGTTACGCCGTGCACCAGCTTTCAAGTTTTGGGAAATCAAGCCAGCTGAGAAAGATTTTAAACCTCCCAAGGATCTTTATTATAAGGTTACTTTGCAGATGATGACTGGTAGCAATACGATTAATGGAGGTCAAAATCTGCTAGAGGTTAATGATCTTATTGCAGTGACAGATAAGAGACCTATTCGAATCGATGACTTGAGATTTTCCAATGAGCCTCATGTGTTAGCTCTTGTTTGTGGAGTGAACGAAGATAATCCACATTTGATAACTATTTTGGCTTCAAAACCCATtatttttgatgatgatgacgacaatGGAACATTGACAAAGAGAGGAAAGGGTCAGAGTAAAAGCTTAAGCGTCTTTGGGGTTAATCTGATCAACATGATGACTAATATTCGTATTTGGACCGCGTTGCATCCGAATCTACAAGGAGGAAACTTGAAGCTTATCTCAAGAGTACTTCAAAGCAACAATGAG GTTGATGGAGGAAGTTGTGTTGCCTGTAAAGAAAACAGTAAGGGTGTAGTGTCACAGCACTCTACGCGAATGCTACGTTCATTCAAACTGAACACATCTCAAGAGGATGCGATTTTGCGTTGTCTAGAAGCTAAAAGTTGTTACCATTCCAACAACATCAAACTTATATGGGGACCTCCCGGCACAGGGAAGACCAAAACAACAAGTGTTCTGCTTTTAAACCTTCTGAAAATGAGATGTAGGACATTGACTTGTGCTCcaactaacatagctgttttgGAAGTTTGTTCAAGGCTTGTGAAATTAGTCTCTGAGTCGTCATTGAGGTTTGGTGGGTATGGTCTTGGAGATATTGTGTTGTTTGGTAATAAAGAAAGGATGAAGATCGATGACCGGGAAGATCTTTTCGATGTCTTCCTTGAGTACCGAGTTGAGGAGCTTTACAGATGCTTTATGTCTATGACTGGATGGAGAGCAAATGTAAAACGTATGATCTGCTTGCTCAGTGATCCGAAAGAAGAGTTTCGCCAGTACAACCGCATAAACGAAACCAACCTCTCGTTTAAGGAGTTTGTGCAGGAGAGGTTTAGCAGACTAAGAAAAGAGCTGCAGCATCAGTTTACAACTCTGTGCTTGCATTTACCAACTTCTTTGCTCTCCTATCGAGTGGCGGAAAAAATGAATCAGACTAACTGCCTCCTTAGAGATATCGCTGTTTCTGATGTCATGGGAGATAGTAACAAGTCTTGTCATGTAAGAATGAAACATGTCCTTAAAGAAGATGACAGATTTGAGAATGATTCAAGAAAGCAAGATTGTCTTGAGATGTTGACATCGATTTGTGAAAGTATCAATCTTCCAGATTTCATGTCGAAGTTGGAACTTAAAGATCTCTGCTTAGCAAACGCATATCTGCTTTTTTGCACAGCATCAAGCTCTGCCAAGCTACACATGAGTACTCCAGTAGAGCTTCTTGTGATCGACGAAGCTGCTCAGTTAAAAGAATGTGAGTCAGCGATTCCTTTGCAGCTACCAGGACTTCAACATGCTATTTTGATTGGTGATGAGAAGCAGTTGCCTGCAATGATCCAAAGCAAG ATTGCTTCAGAGGCTGACCTTGGGAGGAGTCTGTTTGAGAGATTGGTGTTGTTGGGGCAAAATAAACAGTTGCTGAACATGCAATACCGGATGCATCCTTCAATTAGTATTTTTCCAAACAGAGAGTTTTATGATATGAAGATTCTGGATGCTCCTTCTGTGAGAGTAACAAGTTATGAAAAAAAGTTTCTTCCTGAGAAAATGTATGGACCTTACTCTTTCATCAACATATCCTATGGAAGAGAACAGTTTGGAGAAGGTTACAGTTCGAAAAACATAGTGGAAGTCTCTGTTGTGGCTGAGATAGTCTCAAAGCTTTACTCag TATCAAGAAAGACGGGAAGATCGATCAGTGTAGGTGTGATTTCACCTTACAAGGCTCAAGTGTTTGCAATCCAAGAAAGGATAGGTGAAAAATATAATACTGGAGAGTCATTCAAAGTGAGTGTAAGGTCTGTTGATGGGTTTCAAGGTGGTGAAGAAGATATCATAATAATCTCAACTGTTAGGTCTAATGGTAAAGGAGCAATTGGTTTTTTATCTAACCAACAAAGAACTAATGTAGCACTGACACGGGCGAG GTATTGCTTATGGATTCTTGGAAACGAAGCGACTCTAACGGGAAATAAATCAGTGTGGAGGCAGTTAGTAGATGATGCGAAAGCAAGAGATTGTTTCCATGATGCAGAAGATGATGAGTCATTAGCTAAGTGTATTGAAAGATCAACAACAGCGCTTGATGATCTTGATAAGCTTCAAAACAAGAAGCTTATATCCTTTGAAAATTCGATATGGAAG GTTTGGCTTAGCTATGAGTTCTTGAAATCTCTGGAAGCGATCGTAGACTctgaaattaacaaaagagttaTGAGCTTTATGGAGAAGTTATCTAATGGGAAGGAGCTTCAACAAGAGGTTGAGGTAGAGTGTGAGAATCTGTGGAGGCAACAGGAGATTGATNNNNNNNNNNNNNNNNNNNNNN tatatatatatatatatatatatatatatatatttttatgttttcattatTGGTGCAGAGATTTAGTTATACCGATGAAATGGCCGGTCGATTCCAGTTCTTGCACGAAGAAAGATATCGTAAGCGATGTTTCAAGATCGATTGCACTGCTGAGTgttgtggaggaggaggaaact GAAACAAGTGAATTGTGGAAAATTAGAAGATCTAAATCCTAA